CGGAAGATGCCGAACGGCCCGGACTGCGTAAATATGATCTTGCCTCCTTTCCTGTTCTCATAATAGGAGTATCCAGCAACCTTGACCCCATCCAGATAAGAAGAATTATCGACAACCAGGTTAAAAATAGGATTGAGCGGATTCCAGGGGTGGCCTCTTTGGATATTCGTGGCGGACTGGACAGGGAGATCCACGTCAACCTGAATGCGGAAAAGATAAAAGCCCTGGGACTTCCAATTGATGAGCTTCTAACCCGCCTCAAGGAAGAAAACATCAATCTACCGGCCGGCACTATTGAGCAGGGGCAGCTTGATGTCACCATACGAACCCCGGGTGTCTATAGCAGTTTGGATGAGCTGAGAAACACGGTGGTCGCCATCCGTGAAGGGGCGCCAATTCAGCTGAAAGAAATCGCCACCGTAAAAGATGCCTGGGAGAAAGTAACTCGGATTGTTCGGATAAACGGCAAGCCCGGCGTGCGACTTTCGGTCAGCAAACAGTCCGGGAAAAACACCGTGGAGGTGGCGACCGGTGTGCTCAAGGAGATTGAACAAATTAACCGGGATATCCCCCAGCTTCATATTTTTCCCATCATCGACACCTCTGATTATATCAAGCGCTCCATTACAAACCTGGGTACCACCCTCCTCTACGGCGGAGTGCTGGCTGTATTCATACTGCTGCTTTTTCTTCGGAACATTCTCAGCACCGGTATTATCGCCACAGCGATTCCCATATCGATAGTTGCCACCTTTGCCCTGATGTATTTCAGCGGGTTTACGCTGAACCTGATGACTCTTGGAGGTCTGGCGCTTGGCACCGGCATGCTGGTGGACAATGCTATTGTAGTGCTTGAGAATATCTTTCGGCTCGGAGAATCCGGCCAGAACCCGGAATCAGCCGCTATAAACGGCAGCCAGGAAATAATGGCCGCGGTGATCGCCAGCACCTTGACTACTCTTGTGGTGTTTCTGCCGCTTATTTTTGTGCGCGGCATGTCCGGGATCATGTTCAAACAACTTTCCTGCGTAGTGAGTTTTTCGCTGGGATGTTCTCTGGCTGTGGCTCTGACGCTTGTACCCATGCTGGCCTCCCGGGTTCGTAGTTCGGTCATTATTGAGACAAAAGATGATATGTCCCCGGGCAGGAAGATTTTTCAGATAACTGGACGGTTTTTTACCTGGATGGAAAACGGGTATAAAAAAATTCTCTGCTTTGCCCTCAACCACAAGGGGCTGATCTTAGGAGCTTCACTTCTGGTGCTTTTAGCAAGCTTTTTGCTGGTTCCTCTGGTCGGTGTCGAGTTGATGCCCGCCGCGGATGAAAGCGAAGTGCGGGTATCTGCGGAGATGGCCGTGGGTACCAGGCTCGAGTTGGTCAATCAGGCCTTTCAGAAAATCGAAACCATCGTAAAAAAGGAGGTGCCGGAAATCGAAAACACGGTATCCTTTATCGGCGGTTCCACCAGGCAAGCCAGGGGATCCAATTCCGGAGAGATGCGTATTGCGCTGAAACCGGTAAAAAAACGTACCAGATCCAGCGATGAAATCGCTGCGGCCCTTCGAGAAAAGCTCATGTTTATGCCCGGAGTCACAATCCGCACACGTGCCGGACAGGGGCTCTTTTTGCTTCGGGTCGGAACAGGGGAAGATGAAAAGGTCCAGATAGAGGTGCGAGGCTATGACCTTGAAAAATCCGACGCTCTATCCCGTGCGGTTGGGGAGATCGTCCGGAATGTGGACGGCATCACCGACATTAAAATAAGCAGGGAGTCCGGAACTCCGGAGGAACTCATTATAGTGGATCGGCAAAAGGCTGCCGATATGAAGCTGACGGTATCCAAGATTGCCAACATGCTTCAAACAGTGCTTTCCGGAACCGCTGCCGGTAACTACAGGGAG
This genomic window from Anaerolineae bacterium contains:
- a CDS encoding efflux RND transporter permease subunit, with the protein product MNISRFSVQRPVLTIMVFLIVIIIGGISLSRLSIDLMPDITYPTLSITTEYENASPEEVEELITRPIEEAMSAVPGVEEVTSVSAEGQCQVRVTFTWGTDLDAAANDIRDRLDRVIPLLPEDAERPGLRKYDLASFPVLIIGVSSNLDPIQIRRIIDNQVKNRIERIPGVASLDIRGGLDREIHVNLNAEKIKALGLPIDELLTRLKEENINLPAGTIEQGQLDVTIRTPGVYSSLDELRNTVVAIREGAPIQLKEIATVKDAWEKVTRIVRINGKPGVRLSVSKQSGKNTVEVATGVLKEIEQINRDIPQLHIFPIIDTSDYIKRSITNLGTTLLYGGVLAVFILLLFLRNILSTGIIATAIPISIVATFALMYFSGFTLNLMTLGGLALGTGMLVDNAIVVLENIFRLGESGQNPESAAINGSQEIMAAVIASTLTTLVVFLPLIFVRGMSGIMFKQLSCVVSFSLGCSLAVALTLVPMLASRVRSSVIIETKDDMSPGRKIFQITGRFFTWMENGYKKILCFALNHKGLILGASLLVLLASFLLVPLVGVELMPAADESEVRVSAEMAVGTRLELVNQAFQKIETIVKKEVPEIENTVSFIGGSTRQARGSNSGEMRIALKPVKKRTRSSDEIAAALREKLMFMPGVTIRTRAGQGLFLLRVGTGEDEKVQIEVRGYDLEKSDALSRAVGEIVRNVDGITDIKISRESGTPEELIIVDRQKAADMKLTVSKIANMLQTVLSGTAAGNYREAENEYQILVKLEDAEKKELRDILDLTVTNAEGERVVLRNVVEVRPRLGPVLIERKDQERVVYVTANITGRDMGSVLADIQKGLQNVPVPRDFSILFGGDYKEQQKAFRELLMSFILAIVLVYMVMASLYESLRDPFVVMFSVPLAAIGVILMLFLTNTTFNIQSYIGCIMLGGIAVNNAILLVDHINLLRRRDGLPLREAIEEGGRRRLRPILMTAMTTILAMSPLALGIGEGSEAQAPMARAIIGGLLSSTLITLVVIPVAYALFERKKLKIETFGKSSDA